One Streptomyces lincolnensis genomic region harbors:
- a CDS encoding helix-turn-helix transcriptional regulator, with amino-acid sequence MSPSVEIRNALVRLRRSTGLPVAFGGLVEPGRRHMRISELDGTATTSLSALAVTSGYGLGGKAVALARPCAVADYSASRHISHEYDAAVAAEGLRSVLAVPVVVRRRVRGVLYGALRDARRLGDRTLDAAVAAARDVEQALVVTDEVRELLAAARPEPAPGPREAAGREQVREAHTALRALAPRITDEALRAELLAACGLLAAPAGRSGPSTEVGLTPREVDVLACVAAGATNAVAAERLGVRAETVKSYLRSAMRKLGSRTRGEAVVAARRAGWLP; translated from the coding sequence ATGTCCCCGTCGGTGGAGATCCGGAACGCGCTGGTACGGCTGCGCCGCTCGACCGGGCTCCCGGTGGCCTTCGGCGGCCTGGTGGAGCCGGGGCGCCGGCACATGCGCATCAGCGAACTCGACGGCACGGCGACCACCTCGCTGAGCGCCCTCGCGGTGACCTCCGGCTACGGCCTCGGCGGCAAGGCCGTCGCCCTCGCCCGCCCGTGCGCGGTCGCGGACTACTCCGCCTCGCGGCACATCAGCCACGAGTACGACGCCGCCGTCGCCGCGGAGGGGCTGCGCTCGGTGCTGGCGGTCCCCGTCGTCGTACGGCGGCGGGTGCGCGGAGTGCTCTACGGCGCTCTGCGCGACGCCCGGCGGCTCGGTGACCGCACGCTGGACGCGGCGGTGGCGGCCGCGCGGGACGTGGAGCAGGCGCTGGTGGTGACGGACGAGGTCCGGGAGCTGCTGGCGGCCGCCCGGCCCGAGCCGGCCCCGGGCCCCCGGGAGGCGGCCGGGCGGGAGCAGGTGCGGGAGGCGCACACGGCGCTGCGGGCGCTGGCGCCGCGGATCACCGACGAGGCGCTGCGGGCCGAGCTGCTCGCCGCGTGCGGGCTGCTGGCCGCCCCGGCCGGACGGTCCGGACCGTCGACGGAGGTGGGTCTGACGCCCCGCGAGGTCGACGTGCTGGCCTGCGTGGCGGCCGGGGCCACGAACGCGGTGGCCGCCGAGCGCCTGGGCGTGCGGGCCGAGACGGTCAAGAGCTACCTGCGCTCGGCCATGCGCAAGCTCGGGTCCCGGACCCGTGGGGAGGCCGTGGTCGCCGCACGCCGGGCGGGGTGGTTGCCGTAA